Proteins found in one Oryza glaberrima chromosome 4, OglaRS2, whole genome shotgun sequence genomic segment:
- the LOC127771926 gene encoding wall-associated receptor kinase 5-like has product MHHREVQLSIGDMVCRRASIPAATEAAAVASWPLGPLALALALAILSAMPHVALSQSLTLPPLPSPQMNLTCKNVPFPFGERSSAAYVPGFMVTCGPNNETMLRIGEHIYEIDKVSVPESSITIRAGPIKQVCYDRSGRPKPQITGVVPGPTSLEATPFTFSKRNILVATGCNYRFIANFTSSSGGGDGTPTTTSCGTARCGVSSGTIFNGSCAEISACCTARMQMDGAQQFNLTFDKPWPSGNVSGEEANTCSAVFFLDQNEQVFTSAGDGRKMSLKDALVPPGYRRMVLDWAIPGNCEQILAPQYQCGSMSTCNDVYNGTGYTCRCNQGYEGNPYEPNGCSDINECRDMNNNNCSRDACKNTDGGFTCSCPKNTVGDGYRAGTGCSIDSLPPSGLDVCAHPERNPCMYPEYCKDEQGVTSCACPEGRNGDGRKKGSGCKRHFPLDTALGVGLALTVTLATTLLCYYWTMKKRKVARKRAELFRKNGGLLLQQRFLMITSQGEESSAKIFSAEELKNATDNYSDSRILGRGANGTVYKGILPNRTTIAIKKSILFDESHVEQFVNEITILSQIDHPNVVKLLGCCLETKVPLLVYEFIPNGTLFQHIHNKRTLTWEDCLRIAEETAGALAYLHSTSSTPIIHRDIKSSNILLDENFVAKIADFGASRSVPSNHTHVTTLIQGTIGYLDPEYFQTSQLTEKSDVYSFGVVLAELLTRQKPISVGRPEESCNLAMYIVILLNERRLLQEIEPQILVEAGEEQIYAVAQLSARCLNVKGEERPVMREVASVLHGLRESFDEEQIIRSDESIQIINEQESAHSEARPISSLQSSDETSTTQYSLPSEILSSSHLAR; this is encoded by the exons ATGCACCACAGAGAAGTACAGTTGAGCATAGGCGACATGGTGTGCAGGCGAGCAAGCATTCCAGCCGCCACAGAGGCGGCTGCTGTGGCTTCATGGCCTCTCGGCCCACtggcgctcgcgctcgcgctcgccaTCCTCTCGGCGATGCCCCACGTCGCGCTCTCCCAGAGCCTGACGCTGCCGCCCCTACCATCGCCGCAGATGAACCTGACGTGCAAGAATGTCCCCTTTCCCTTCGGCGAAAGGAGCAGCGCAGCCTATGTCCCCGGGTTCATGGTAACATGCGGGCCAAACAACGAGACCATGCTCCGGATCGGCGAGCATATCTACGAAATCGACAAGGTGTCGGTGCCGGAATCCTCCATCACCATACGAGCAGGGCCCATCAAACAGGTGTGCTACGACCGCAGCGGGAGGCCGAAGCCGCAGATCACCGGAGTCGTTCCGGGTCCGACGAGCTTGGAGGCCACGCCCTTCACCTTCTCCAAGCGCAACATACTCGTCGCCACCGGCTGCAACTACAGGTTCATCGCTAACTTCACGAGCTCGTCGGGTGGTGGTGACGGGACACCCACGACCACGAGCTGCGGAACTGCCAGGTGCGGCGTAAGCTCCGGTACCATCTTCAACGGGTCATGCGCCGAGATCAGTGCCTGCTGCACGGCCAGGATGCAGATGGATGGCGCGCAGCAATTCAACCTGACGTTCGACAAGCCATGGCCGTCGGGGAATGtctccggcgaggaggccaACACCTGCAGTgccgtcttcttcctcgacCAAAACGAGCAAGTCTTCACTAGCGCCGGTGATGGCCGGAAGATGTCACTGAAAGACGCGCTGGTGCCGCCCGGTTACCGCAGGATGGTCTTGGATTGGGCGATTCCGGGCAACTGCGAACAGATCCTCGCGCCACAGTACCAGTGTGGCAGCATGAGCACGTGCAACGACGTGTACAACGGAACGGGCTACACCTGCAGATGCAATCAAGGGTACGAGGGGAACCCGTACGAGCCAAACGGGTGCTCAG ATATCAACGAATGCCGGGATATGAATAACAACAACTGCAGCAGAGATGCCTGTAAAAACACTGATGGAGGCTTTACTTGCTCTTGCCCCAAGAACACGGTTGGCGATGGTTACAGGGCTGGGACAGGCTGCAGTATTGACTCCCTTCCACCATCTG GTCTAGATGTGTGTGCTCACCCAGAAAGGAACCCTTGCATGTACCCAGAGTACTGCAAGGATGAACAAGGAGTAACTTCGTGTGCTTGCCCGGAAGGCAGAAATGGCGATGGCAGGAAGAAGGGAAGTGGCTGCAAAAGGCACTTTCCTTTAGATACTGCTTTGG GTGTAGGTCTTGCACTGACGGTCACGCTGGCTACAACATTGCTGTGCTACTACTggacaatgaagaaaagaaaggtgGCAAGAAAGAGAGCTGAGTTATTCAGGAAAAATGGAGGGTTGCTACTGCAGCAAAGATTTTTGATGATCACTTCTCAAGGTGAGGAGTCATCAGCAAAGATATTTAGTGCAGAAGAACTTAAGAATGCCACTGACAATTATAGCGATAGCCGAATCCTTGGCCGAGGTGCAAATGGCACTGTTTACAAAGGAATCCTTCCAAATAGGACTACGATTGCCATAAAGAAGTCCATCTTGTTTGATGAAAGCCATGTGGAGCAATTTGTCAATGAGATAACCATCTTATCACAGATTGATCACCCAAATGTTGTCAAGCTTTTGGGATGCTGTTTAGAGACAAAAGTTCCTTTGTTGGTTTATGAGTTCATTCCTAATGGAACACTCTTCCAACACATCCACAACAAGAGGACTTTAACATGGGAAGATTGCTTAAGGATAGCTGAAGAAACAGCAGGAGCACTTGCCTATCTCCACTCTACATCTTCTACACCAATCATTCACAGAGACATTAAATCAAGCAATATATTGTTGGATGAGAACTTCGTGGCTAAAATAGCAGACTTCGGTGCATCAAGATCAGTCCCATCTAATCATACTCATGTCACAACTCTAATTCAAGGAACAATTGGCTACCTTGATCCTGAATATTTCCAAACTAGCCAGCTCACAGAGAAGAGTGACGTCTATAGCTTTGGAGTAGTTCTTGCAGAGCTGTTGACAAGACAAAAGCCTATTTCTGTGGGTAGGCCGGAGGAGTCCTGTAACTTAGCTATGTATATTGTGATCTTGCTTAATGAAAGGCGTCTACTACAGGAGATAGAGCCACAGATTTTGGTAGAAGCAGGTGAAGAGCAGATTTACGCTGTTGCACAGCTCTCAGCCAGATGCTTAAATGTTAAGGGAGAAGAACGACCAGTTATGAGGGAAGTGGCTTCAGTTCTACATGGGCTAAGAGAGTCGTTTGACGAGGAGCAAATCATCAGAAGCGATGAGTCAATACAGATAATCAATGAACAAGAGAGTGCACATAGTGAGGCAAGGCCAATTTCCAGCCTGCAGTCTTCAGACGAAACTAGTACTACCCAGTACAGCTTGCCATCTGAAATACTATCTTCTTCTCATTTGGCAAGATGA